GATGCCGGGATTACGTCGACGTATCCGGGGCGGGCCACATCGTTACTGATGATCATTCCGTCGCCGAGGTATACCGATACGTGGCCGTGGGGGTTTCTCGTCTCCCAGTACATGAGTGCGCCGGGGGGAACGTCTCGAGATCCCGGGTGTTTCATGTGGGCGGGCATGACGTGATAGTGGGTGATTGCCGAGGTCACGCCTGCGGCTCGCCATCCGTGGACTCGTGCAGCGAATTCGAGGCAGCGCCGGTACCAGATTTTCTGATTCAGGGCGGGTTGCTCTTTCGCCCATGCGATCGCGGCTTCCGTGCTGCGGCGGTTCTTCACCTCCTGGGGCCAGTCGGAGGCGGCGTCATGGAAGGGCGCCCCAGCGGGTGTCTCGCCGGTGGGCGTGCACTCTCCCGGTGCCGTCTCGCCGGGGGCGGTCGGCTGTGCCCACTCCGGGAGCTGACCTGTCACGGATCCGAGCCGCTCCAGGTTGATGCCGGCGTTCCGGGCGACGCCTTCGGCCTGGCCGCGGCGGGTGGCGTAGAGCTGGGGGTAGAGGGAGCGCTGGACGCGTTGCGCCGCCGCGCCTGGCTCCAGCATCGGCCAGGCCGGGATGTCGACCAGGCCGGGCGGCCGGCCCTTGTTCCCGCCAAAGAACAGTCCCGCGGAGACGGGCGGGTTGGTGACCTCGGCCGGGG
The window above is part of the Streptomyces sp. NBC_01232 genome. Proteins encoded here:
- a CDS encoding peptidase M23; protein product: MDVRDAAEAAAARASAPFLAKAGCIGAALALIGMLGLGTTTLIAGAAKKAADGKNSGGGCESPGLPNMNPGKIPAPILAQQIYHAKIIDEVAQKRGLPGRASLIALMTALQESGLQNLNHGDLDSLGLFQQRPSQGWGTPAEVTNPPVSAGLFFGGNKGRPPGLVDIPAWPMLEPGAAAQRVQRSLYPQLYATRRGQAEGVARNAGINLERLGSVTGQLPEWAQPTAPGETAPGECTPTGETPAGAPFHDAASDWPQEVKNRRSTEAAIAWAKEQPALNQKIWYRRCLEFAARVHGWRAAGVTSAITHYHVMPAHMKHPGSRDVPPGALMYWETRNPHGHVSVYLGDGMIISNDVARPGYVDVIPASDIESKWGGRYVGWAPPYFPKGA